A region of Pyxidicoccus parkwaysis DNA encodes the following proteins:
- a CDS encoding M16 family metallopeptidase, which produces MMAPLSWKALLSALLLSSVPSAAQTPAAAPKPATPAPAPVQGVTLPKPTTVTLKNGAKLLLVERRDLPLVSFSAYMRGGALAAPSGKEGLAALTGELLQKGAGSRDARQFAEAVDGVGGSIDVTPGLEALIINGQFMSRDANLMVELLADMLVRPRFAQDELEKTRERMVSEIAAAKDADLRALIGSYFQAFHFANHPYGVAVGGSEASLPGLTREDVLAYAKNNLGADRLILSVVGDFDSKALAAKLESALGGWAKAASPSPEVPATTVSRGRRVLLVDKPDATQTYFWIGNTGIARNDPDRAAVKLAETVFGGRFTSLLNTELRVKTGLTYGASGYFIRNSRPGPVVISSYTKTETTGRAIDLALDVLTRYRQSGMDDAMLASSKSYVLGQFPPTLETSAQVAGKLSELAFYGLDASDVDGFASAINATTREGVRTVIQRTLPSPDDLTLVLIGKASVIRDVARKYGPVTEMKISDKRFSPPAAPAKR; this is translated from the coding sequence ATGATGGCGCCCCTCTCCTGGAAGGCCCTGCTCAGCGCCCTGCTGCTCTCCTCCGTCCCGTCCGCCGCGCAGACTCCCGCCGCCGCGCCGAAGCCCGCCACTCCGGCTCCGGCCCCCGTGCAGGGCGTGACGCTCCCCAAGCCCACCACCGTCACGCTGAAGAACGGCGCGAAGCTGCTCCTCGTGGAGCGGCGTGATTTGCCGCTCGTCTCGTTCAGCGCGTACATGCGCGGTGGCGCGCTCGCGGCTCCCTCCGGCAAGGAGGGCCTCGCCGCCCTCACCGGTGAGCTCTTGCAGAAGGGCGCCGGCTCCCGCGACGCCCGCCAGTTCGCCGAGGCCGTGGACGGCGTGGGGGGCAGCATCGACGTCACCCCCGGGCTCGAGGCCCTCATCATCAACGGCCAGTTCATGTCGCGCGACGCCAACCTGATGGTGGAGTTGCTCGCCGACATGCTCGTCCGCCCGCGCTTCGCCCAGGACGAGCTGGAGAAGACGCGCGAGCGCATGGTGTCCGAAATCGCCGCCGCCAAGGACGCGGACCTGCGTGCCCTCATCGGCTCGTACTTCCAGGCGTTCCACTTCGCCAACCACCCGTACGGCGTCGCCGTCGGTGGCAGCGAGGCGTCGCTCCCGGGCCTCACCCGCGAGGACGTGCTCGCGTACGCGAAGAACAATCTCGGCGCGGACCGGCTCATCCTCTCCGTGGTGGGCGACTTCGACTCGAAGGCGCTCGCCGCGAAGCTGGAGTCCGCGCTCGGCGGTTGGGCGAAGGCCGCCTCGCCCTCTCCCGAGGTGCCCGCCACCACCGTGTCCAGGGGCCGCCGCGTGCTGCTCGTGGACAAGCCGGACGCGACGCAGACGTACTTCTGGATTGGCAACACCGGCATCGCCCGCAATGACCCGGACCGCGCCGCCGTGAAGCTGGCCGAGACGGTGTTCGGTGGCCGCTTCACCTCGCTGCTCAATACCGAGCTGCGCGTGAAGACGGGCCTCACCTACGGCGCCTCCGGGTACTTCATCCGCAACTCGCGCCCCGGCCCCGTGGTCATCAGCTCGTATACGAAGACGGAGACCACCGGCCGCGCCATCGACCTCGCGCTGGACGTGCTCACGCGCTACCGGCAGTCCGGCATGGATGACGCCATGCTCGCGTCGTCCAAGTCGTACGTGCTGGGCCAGTTCCCTCCCACGCTGGAGACGAGCGCGCAGGTGGCTGGCAAGCTGTCCGAGCTCGCCTTCTACGGGCTCGACGCCAGCGACGTGGATGGCTTCGCCAGCGCCATCAACGCCACCACGCGCGAAGGCGTGCGCACCGTGATTCAGCGCACGCTGCCCTCGCCGGACGACCTCACCCTCGTCCTCATCGGCAAGGCGTCCGTCATCCGCGACGTGGCCCGCAAGTACGGCCCCGTCACGGAGATGAAGATTTCCGACAAGCGCTTCTCGCCGCCCGCGGCTCCCGCGAAGCGCTGA
- a CDS encoding M16 family metallopeptidase, giving the protein MFRQSLLWASCLSLLAAPVALAQGQGRAATRPAAASTPKLGAGIEARTLKNGMKVIVWPDQDIPNAVLYNWFRVGSRNEYPGITGLSHFFEHMMFNGAKKYGPGEFDRVMEANGGANNAFTSEDVTVYMEWFPRTALELIFDLEADRLQNLAFDPKVIESERGVVYSERRSGVDNYNAGALLEQVQATAYVAHPYQFPVIGWPSDIESWKLEDLQRYFKTYYAPNNGTLLVTGAVTPAEVFALAEKYLEPIPSQPPPAPVRTQEPEQHGERRVVLHKLAQSPLLQLAYHGISGKDADVEALSLLLRILADGDSSRLHRRLVEEARAAINVESSFSPGFDPSLVLLLVDLPPGGDLAKTEALLTEELARVVKDGVTEAELRKARNIELAHYWHSLETNDGRGRALGAAEVFRGDYRQLFDAPARFEKVTREDVRKVAARIFNSDHRTVGWLVPTDEKDATPDTRKEATR; this is encoded by the coding sequence ATGTTCCGTCAGTCGTTACTCTGGGCGTCCTGCCTGTCCCTGCTCGCGGCCCCCGTCGCGCTCGCTCAGGGACAGGGCAGGGCGGCGACCAGGCCCGCCGCGGCTTCCACGCCGAAGCTCGGCGCCGGCATCGAAGCGCGCACCCTCAAGAACGGGATGAAGGTCATCGTCTGGCCCGACCAGGACATCCCCAACGCCGTCCTCTACAACTGGTTCCGCGTCGGCAGCCGCAACGAGTACCCCGGCATCACCGGCCTGTCCCACTTCTTCGAGCACATGATGTTCAACGGCGCGAAGAAGTACGGCCCCGGTGAGTTCGACCGCGTCATGGAGGCCAACGGCGGCGCTAACAACGCCTTCACCTCCGAGGACGTCACCGTCTACATGGAGTGGTTCCCCCGCACCGCCCTCGAGCTCATCTTCGACCTCGAGGCCGACCGCCTCCAGAACCTCGCCTTCGACCCCAAGGTCATCGAGTCCGAGCGCGGCGTCGTCTACTCGGAGCGCCGCTCCGGCGTGGACAACTACAACGCCGGCGCCCTCCTCGAGCAGGTCCAGGCCACCGCCTACGTCGCCCACCCGTACCAGTTCCCCGTCATCGGCTGGCCGTCGGACATCGAGTCCTGGAAGCTCGAGGACCTCCAGCGCTACTTCAAGACGTACTACGCCCCCAACAACGGCACCCTCCTCGTCACCGGCGCCGTCACCCCCGCCGAGGTCTTCGCGCTCGCGGAGAAGTACCTCGAGCCCATTCCCTCCCAGCCTCCCCCCGCGCCCGTGCGCACCCAGGAGCCCGAGCAGCACGGCGAGCGCCGCGTCGTCCTGCACAAGCTCGCGCAGTCCCCGCTCCTCCAGCTCGCGTACCACGGCATCTCCGGGAAGGACGCGGACGTCGAGGCGCTCAGCCTGCTCCTGCGCATCCTCGCCGACGGCGACTCCTCGCGCCTGCACCGCCGACTCGTCGAGGAGGCGCGCGCCGCCATCAACGTGGAGTCGAGCTTCTCTCCCGGCTTCGACCCGTCGCTCGTCCTGCTGCTCGTCGACCTGCCTCCCGGCGGCGACCTCGCCAAGACGGAGGCGCTGCTCACCGAGGAGCTCGCCCGCGTCGTGAAGGATGGCGTCACCGAGGCGGAGCTGCGCAAGGCGCGCAACATCGAGCTCGCCCATTACTGGCACAGCCTGGAGACCAATGACGGCCGTGGCCGCGCGCTCGGCGCCGCCGAGGTCTTCCGGGGCGACTACCGCCAGCTCTTCGATGCTCCCGCGCGCTTCGAGAAGGTGACGCGCGAGGACGTGCGCAAGGTCGCCGCGCGCATCTTCAACTCCGACCACCGGACCGTCGGGTGGCTCGTGCCCACCGACGAGAAGGACGCCACCCCCGACACCCGCAAGGAGGCCACGCGATGA
- a CDS encoding DEAD/DEAH box helicase, with protein MHASSPTPSSALGQWLSDDLLRDEGGHRLYEQGRDMLARKRILSVRTVGESVEGIVAAGSQGPYQVRLSASGEGSVFDCQCPDFQARFFCKHVVAVGLAWLRQTRDARGHPPAASESRTETERPGTPATLNAWLDAHHVAHAGLSPISVLRPYLPAHFQWHHVFHSLARSSVFSVLTSDEAERYLRARDNDVLKGAAWAWLRAEAERVRRGLEQEAAATPRGPPTDARLAPLVDALQRERERVRAHAVPRALEARAEVYLQERPLRLLISESAGEAAPPGARGEAFAGVRLEPRLLLEGRPALFCPCPQGLHQDSGARCVHALTALDAVLDALCREQAAPFNARLAELLFVVPGQEILAALEKASLAAHAREVPAPAAHVTFRLEGALTVGYATVRAYVHRVTKKGGLSKGTLAGWRDMEDFRAALTQPGELEALALIEAGSALSSSGYGSSREGSWPLLLQILRALSHSPRLRLAERPDVPLRVREAPLGFTFEEEDGGALRVRPSVEGAGFPPDALCPPPLEVHARQPWLLVEPEVPRVTLVTVPPEARALLTTLREYGSRLPASSRRPLLASLGGLEAGFPLSLPESLEATEVEPVRGLLVRLRAVGEEALEGAVLVRPLPEALPHPPGEGAPVVRGQRGRQRVMVRRELEAERAEAAALLGRLGLPAEAHRFTREDAASSLALLEALEPLAGPAVQVEWDEQPWTVSRWADLSRLKVRVEHGRDWFGVQGGAEVDGERVELAVLLEAIRRGHHYARLGPGRWMRLTEALRERLAPLADLAQPTRHGLEVNAAVAPVLDALAEAGARVQAPPDWRRLATRVREAQARKVTVPRKLKAELRDYQREGFIWLARLAEWGAGACLADDMGLGKTLQALALLLHRAGEGPALVVAPTSVCFNWTREAARFAPSLRVHSYREAEREALLGSLGPGDVLVVSYGLLVRDAERFASVSFATLVVDEAQAVKNPDTARARAVRAVKAEARVALTGTPVENSLSELWSLYALLFPGLLGSRESFRARFAVPIEREKNSHARVSLARVVRPFLLRRTKAQVARELPARLETVVPVSLSEGERRLYDDVRLSALAQLGEAPGPEQRFAMLAALTRLRLAACHPRLVDGDSPLPSSKLERLLELVDAVRAGGGKALVFSQFVKHLALVREALGARGVSMQYLDGQTPPAERQARVEAFQRGEGELFLISLKAGGTGLNLTAADHVIHLDPWWNPAVEDQATDRAHRIGQTKPVTVSRLVSEGTLEEAILALHAEKRELADSLLSEADGASALSPDQLLALLRFGGEG; from the coding sequence ATGCACGCCTCGTCCCCCACGCCTTCTTCTGCCCTCGGGCAGTGGCTGTCTGATGACCTGCTGCGCGACGAGGGGGGCCATCGGCTCTACGAGCAGGGCAGGGACATGCTCGCCCGCAAGCGCATCCTGTCGGTGCGGACGGTGGGCGAGTCCGTCGAGGGAATCGTCGCGGCCGGCAGCCAGGGGCCCTATCAGGTCCGTCTCTCCGCCAGCGGCGAGGGCAGCGTCTTCGACTGCCAGTGTCCCGACTTCCAGGCGCGCTTCTTCTGCAAGCACGTCGTCGCCGTGGGCCTCGCCTGGCTGCGGCAGACACGGGACGCCCGGGGCCATCCGCCCGCCGCTTCCGAATCGCGCACGGAGACCGAGCGTCCCGGTACCCCCGCGACGCTCAACGCCTGGCTGGACGCGCACCACGTCGCGCACGCGGGCCTGTCACCCATCAGCGTGCTGCGGCCGTACCTGCCCGCCCACTTCCAATGGCACCACGTCTTCCACTCCCTCGCACGGAGCTCCGTCTTCTCCGTCCTCACGTCCGACGAGGCCGAGCGCTACCTGCGAGCCCGTGACAACGACGTGCTCAAGGGCGCGGCGTGGGCCTGGCTGCGCGCGGAGGCGGAGCGCGTGCGCCGGGGGCTGGAGCAGGAAGCGGCCGCGACGCCTCGGGGCCCTCCCACGGATGCGCGGCTGGCGCCCCTGGTGGACGCGCTCCAGCGGGAACGGGAGCGCGTGCGGGCCCACGCGGTTCCCCGAGCGCTGGAGGCCAGGGCCGAGGTGTACCTCCAGGAGCGCCCGCTGCGCCTGCTCATCTCGGAGTCGGCCGGCGAGGCGGCGCCGCCCGGCGCGCGGGGGGAGGCCTTCGCGGGCGTCCGGCTTGAGCCGCGCCTGCTGCTCGAGGGTCGCCCGGCACTGTTCTGCCCCTGTCCCCAGGGCCTCCACCAGGACTCCGGGGCGCGCTGCGTGCACGCGCTCACCGCGCTGGACGCGGTGCTGGACGCGCTCTGCCGGGAGCAGGCCGCGCCGTTCAACGCGCGACTGGCCGAGCTGCTCTTCGTCGTCCCCGGCCAGGAAATCCTCGCCGCCCTGGAGAAGGCGTCGCTCGCCGCCCACGCCCGTGAGGTGCCGGCTCCCGCCGCGCACGTCACCTTCCGTCTCGAGGGCGCCCTCACCGTCGGCTACGCCACGGTGCGGGCCTACGTGCACCGGGTGACGAAGAAGGGCGGACTCTCCAAGGGCACGCTGGCGGGCTGGAGGGACATGGAGGACTTCCGGGCCGCGCTGACGCAGCCGGGAGAGCTGGAAGCGCTCGCCCTGATTGAGGCCGGTTCCGCGCTGTCGTCGTCCGGTTACGGCTCCTCTCGCGAGGGGAGCTGGCCGCTGCTCCTCCAGATACTTCGCGCGCTCTCGCACAGCCCCCGCCTGCGCCTCGCGGAGCGCCCCGACGTGCCGCTGCGCGTTCGCGAGGCTCCCCTCGGCTTCACCTTCGAGGAGGAGGACGGAGGCGCCCTGCGCGTGCGTCCCTCCGTCGAGGGAGCCGGATTCCCGCCGGACGCGCTGTGCCCGCCGCCCCTGGAGGTCCACGCAAGGCAGCCGTGGTTGCTCGTCGAGCCCGAGGTGCCGCGCGTCACCCTCGTCACCGTGCCGCCCGAGGCTCGCGCCTTGCTCACCACGCTGCGCGAGTACGGCTCCCGGTTGCCGGCCTCCTCGCGCCGCCCGTTGCTGGCGAGCCTGGGCGGACTGGAAGCCGGCTTCCCGCTGTCCCTGCCCGAGTCACTGGAGGCCACCGAGGTGGAGCCGGTGCGCGGGCTGCTCGTCCGCCTGCGGGCGGTGGGCGAGGAGGCCCTGGAAGGAGCGGTGCTCGTCCGGCCGCTGCCGGAAGCCCTGCCGCACCCTCCGGGGGAGGGCGCCCCGGTGGTGCGCGGCCAGCGGGGCCGGCAGCGGGTCATGGTCCGCCGGGAGCTGGAGGCCGAGCGCGCCGAGGCCGCCGCCCTGCTCGGACGACTGGGCCTGCCCGCCGAGGCGCACCGCTTCACCCGCGAGGACGCGGCCTCGTCGCTCGCGCTGCTGGAGGCGCTGGAGCCGCTCGCCGGCCCCGCGGTGCAGGTGGAGTGGGACGAGCAGCCCTGGACGGTGTCGCGCTGGGCGGACCTGTCCCGCCTGAAGGTGCGGGTGGAGCACGGGCGGGACTGGTTCGGCGTGCAGGGCGGGGCGGAGGTGGATGGAGAGCGCGTGGAGCTGGCGGTGTTGCTGGAAGCCATACGACGGGGCCACCACTACGCGCGGTTGGGGCCGGGCCGGTGGATGCGCCTCACGGAGGCGCTGCGCGAGCGGCTCGCACCGCTGGCGGACCTGGCGCAGCCCACTCGCCATGGGCTGGAGGTGAACGCGGCGGTGGCGCCCGTGCTGGATGCGCTCGCGGAGGCGGGCGCGCGCGTGCAGGCTCCGCCCGACTGGCGTCGGCTCGCCACCCGCGTCCGCGAGGCGCAGGCTCGGAAGGTGACGGTGCCCCGGAAGCTGAAGGCCGAGCTGCGCGACTACCAGCGCGAGGGCTTCATCTGGTTGGCGAGACTGGCCGAGTGGGGCGCGGGCGCGTGCCTCGCGGACGACATGGGGTTGGGCAAGACGCTCCAGGCCCTGGCCCTGTTGCTGCATCGCGCGGGCGAGGGCCCCGCGCTGGTCGTCGCTCCCACGTCCGTGTGCTTCAACTGGACGCGCGAGGCGGCGCGCTTCGCACCCTCGCTGCGTGTGCACTCCTACCGCGAGGCGGAGCGCGAGGCGTTGCTGGGCTCGTTGGGGCCCGGTGACGTGCTGGTCGTCAGCTACGGACTGCTCGTGCGAGACGCGGAGCGCTTCGCCAGCGTGTCCTTCGCCACGTTGGTGGTGGACGAGGCCCAGGCGGTGAAGAACCCGGACACCGCGAGGGCCCGTGCGGTGCGCGCCGTGAAGGCCGAGGCCCGCGTGGCCCTCACCGGCACGCCCGTGGAGAACAGCCTGTCGGAGCTGTGGAGCCTCTACGCGTTGCTCTTCCCCGGCCTGCTCGGCAGCCGCGAGTCCTTCCGTGCACGCTTCGCCGTTCCGATTGAGCGCGAGAAGAACTCGCATGCTCGCGTGTCGCTGGCCCGCGTGGTGCGGCCCTTCCTGCTGCGCCGTACCAAGGCCCAGGTGGCTCGCGAGCTGCCCGCGCGACTCGAGACGGTGGTCCCCGTCTCCCTGTCCGAGGGCGAGCGGCGCCTCTACGACGACGTGCGCCTGTCCGCACTGGCGCAGCTGGGCGAGGCGCCCGGGCCGGAGCAGCGCTTCGCGATGCTGGCCGCACTGACCCGGCTGCGCCTGGCCGCGTGCCACCCGAGGCTCGTGGATGGGGACTCGCCGCTGCCATCCTCCAAGCTGGAGCGCCTGTTGGAGTTGGTGGACGCGGTGCGCGCCGGGGGAGGCAAGGCGCTCGTCTTCAGCCAGTTCGTCAAGCACCTGGCCCTGGTGCGCGAGGCGCTGGGGGCGCGAGGCGTGTCCATGCAGTACCTGGACGGGCAGACGCCGCCGGCGGAGCGGCAGGCTCGCGTGGAGGCCTTCCAGCGCGGGGAGGGCGAGCTGTTCCTCATCTCGCTCAAGGCGGGCGGCACCGGCCTCAACCTCACCGCGGCCGACCACGTCATCCACCTGGACCCGTGGTGGAACCCGGCGGTGGAGGACCAGGCCACGGACCGGGCGCACCGCATCGGGCAGACGAAGCCCGTCACGGTGTCACGGCTGGTGTCCGAGGGGACGCTGGAGGAGGCCATCCTCGCCCTGCACGCGGAGAAGCGCGAGCTGGCCGACAGCCTCCTGTCCGAAGCGGACGGCGCTTCAGCCCTGTCGCCTGACCAGCTCCTGGCGCTGCTGCGGTTTGGCGGCGAGGGGTGA
- a CDS encoding type VI immunity family protein has translation MTSPLPRIRLRKPNGVPIARDGLSINFYMRHPHQEVAPALIRSMECYRRALGNNVLSRYSHEEWTWNELDDDAWERLLRELRDAPFANHELREVASGEQLYRLEYLGSLFGPPSEEPTRVCAVSFWLPTEYLEEHGPGHVRELALELAAPLPFCSGHAGFTFNTGHDLLYARPELRKLLFLHPGMDAPRLGTLAMELGTKVRAPSWLTFLGEPVLGELGGASGLRARLHSPDVTVQELEGERVVVTLGPQPEAGEEGRMPPAYRELARVLEPWLFHEKYLLDSSLTEEELRRWERRMLD, from the coding sequence ATGACATCGCCTCTCCCGCGCATCCGTCTCCGGAAGCCCAACGGTGTGCCCATCGCGCGCGACGGCCTCAGCATCAACTTCTACATGCGCCATCCACATCAGGAAGTGGCGCCCGCACTCATCCGCTCCATGGAGTGTTACCGGCGCGCGCTGGGCAACAACGTCCTGAGCAGGTACTCGCATGAAGAATGGACCTGGAATGAACTCGACGACGACGCCTGGGAGCGCCTTCTCCGTGAGCTACGGGATGCACCCTTCGCCAACCATGAGTTGAGGGAGGTGGCGAGCGGTGAGCAACTCTACCGGCTCGAATACCTGGGGTCCCTCTTCGGCCCGCCGTCTGAAGAGCCGACGAGGGTCTGCGCCGTCAGCTTCTGGCTGCCCACCGAGTACCTGGAGGAACACGGCCCCGGGCACGTGCGCGAGCTGGCGCTGGAGCTGGCGGCCCCCCTGCCCTTCTGCTCCGGCCACGCGGGCTTCACCTTCAACACCGGGCACGACCTGCTCTACGCCAGGCCCGAGCTGCGAAAGCTGCTCTTCCTCCATCCAGGCATGGACGCCCCCAGGCTCGGCACGCTCGCGATGGAGCTGGGCACAAAGGTCCGCGCGCCCTCGTGGCTGACCTTCCTGGGCGAGCCCGTGCTGGGCGAGCTCGGCGGCGCATCGGGACTCCGCGCCCGGCTGCACTCACCCGACGTCACCGTGCAGGAACTGGAAGGTGAGCGCGTCGTCGTCACGCTCGGCCCGCAGCCGGAAGCGGGAGAAGAGGGGCGCATGCCGCCGGCCTACCGCGAGCTGGCGCGCGTCCTGGAGCCCTGGCTCTTTCACGAGAAGTACCTTCTCGACTCGAGCCTCACCGAGGAGGAGCTGCGCCGCTGGGAGCGCCGGATGCTCGACTGA
- a CDS encoding sigma-70 family RNA polymerase sigma factor has protein sequence MEAVDHSMSSESVELEVPVQRASGEVVEARVREHLELVQRLAWKYRWTGLPLEELVGEGNVGLMEAAGRFEDRGIPFAVYANQWIRARIRAYVGRNWSMAGGRAPWVVFQLRRERARLEARWGEGHPEVAKRLAEALGKAEEDVARATESLARDVSLDAPVTPDGDVTRLEGLEAEGATQEEVVEKAEWAAKLRESVEEAWPELDARERALVKERMLVDEGASAELLARRFGVTAVRIRQIEQGLRAKLRRRLTASLTQWDGEAMSLAA, from the coding sequence ATGGAAGCCGTCGACCACAGCATGTCCAGCGAGTCCGTTGAGCTCGAGGTGCCGGTGCAGCGGGCGTCGGGCGAGGTGGTGGAGGCGCGGGTGCGGGAGCACCTGGAGCTGGTGCAGCGGTTGGCGTGGAAGTACCGGTGGACGGGGCTGCCGTTGGAGGAACTGGTCGGCGAGGGGAACGTGGGGTTGATGGAGGCGGCGGGGCGGTTCGAGGACCGGGGGATTCCCTTCGCGGTGTACGCGAATCAGTGGATACGGGCGCGGATTCGGGCGTACGTCGGCCGCAACTGGAGCATGGCGGGTGGGCGGGCGCCGTGGGTGGTGTTCCAGCTGCGTCGTGAGCGGGCGCGACTGGAGGCCCGCTGGGGGGAGGGGCATCCGGAGGTGGCGAAGCGGCTGGCGGAGGCGCTGGGGAAGGCGGAGGAGGACGTGGCGCGGGCGACGGAGTCGTTGGCGAGGGACGTGTCGTTGGATGCGCCGGTGACGCCGGATGGGGACGTGACGCGGCTGGAGGGGCTGGAGGCGGAGGGGGCGACGCAGGAGGAGGTGGTGGAGAAGGCGGAGTGGGCGGCGAAGCTGCGGGAGAGCGTGGAGGAGGCCTGGCCGGAGCTGGACGCGCGGGAGCGGGCGTTGGTGAAGGAGCGGATGTTGGTGGACGAGGGGGCGAGCGCGGAGCTGCTGGCAAGGCGCTTCGGGGTGACGGCGGTGCGCATCCGGCAGATCGAACAGGGGCTGCGGGCGAAGCTGCGCCGCAGGCTCACGGCGAGTCTCACGCAGTGGGACGGCGAGGCGATGTCGCTGGCGGCCTGA
- the nhaR gene encoding transcriptional activator NhaR → MSWLNYHHLLYFWTVARAGSIAKASEELHLAQPTISSQLKLLEESLGHKLFERQGRKLVLTDVGRTVMRYADEIFRLGNELKNVVSGMPAGQQLRLNVGVLDVIPKLVAEQLLKPALEAGASLRIICREGPLPQLLASLALHELDVVLADAPSSEPVSVRSFNHLLGKSGMSFFAAGKLIALKKDFPRSLDGAPMLLPSDESSVRRSLELWFERQGLRPHIAGDFDDSALLQAFGQRGHGVFAMPTAIEAEVERQFNCSVIGRTDEIESCFYAITVERKLRHPAVVAIAEAARSQMFGG, encoded by the coding sequence ATGAGCTGGCTCAACTACCACCATCTCCTGTATTTCTGGACGGTTGCGCGGGCGGGCAGCATCGCCAAGGCGAGCGAGGAGCTCCACCTCGCCCAGCCCACCATCAGCAGCCAGCTCAAGCTCCTGGAGGAGTCGCTCGGCCACAAGCTCTTCGAGCGGCAGGGCCGCAAGCTCGTCCTCACCGACGTGGGCCGCACCGTCATGCGCTACGCGGACGAAATCTTCCGCCTGGGCAACGAGCTGAAGAACGTCGTCTCCGGCATGCCCGCGGGCCAGCAGCTCCGGCTCAACGTGGGCGTGCTCGACGTCATCCCCAAGCTCGTCGCGGAGCAGCTCCTCAAGCCCGCGCTCGAGGCCGGCGCGTCCCTGCGCATCATCTGCCGCGAAGGCCCCCTGCCCCAGCTCCTCGCCTCGCTCGCCCTGCACGAGCTGGACGTGGTGCTCGCGGACGCCCCCAGCTCCGAGCCCGTCAGCGTCCGCTCCTTCAACCACCTGCTCGGCAAGAGCGGCATGTCCTTCTTCGCCGCCGGCAAGCTCATCGCGCTCAAGAAGGACTTCCCCCGCTCGCTGGACGGCGCGCCCATGCTGCTGCCGTCCGACGAGTCCTCGGTGCGCCGCTCGCTGGAGCTGTGGTTCGAGCGTCAGGGCCTGCGTCCGCACATCGCCGGGGACTTCGACGACAGCGCGCTCCTCCAGGCCTTCGGTCAGCGCGGGCACGGCGTCTTCGCCATGCCCACCGCCATCGAGGCCGAGGTGGAGCGCCAGTTCAACTGCTCCGTCATCGGCCGTACCGACGAAATCGAGTCCTGCTTCTACGCCATCACCGTCGAGCGCAAGCTGCGCCACCCCGCCGTCGTCGCCATCGCCGAGGCGGCCCGCTCGCAGATGTTCGGCGGCTGA
- a CDS encoding amidohydrolase produces METTVYLAERVWTLDAERPMARALAVRDGKLVAVGTRAEVKAAAGPGAREVELGPATVVPGLVDAHAHIHGLGRSLTTARLEKAPSVDEVLRRLSQAPASSFQGDWLLGKGWDQNEWPGGAFPGRAELDARFPTTPVFLTRVDHHAAWVNGEALRRAGITRDTVDPAGGRILKDARGEPTGVLVDNAMDVVAAAIPPPTRAQLETRLKAALERCAQVGLTGVHDAGMDLDAFRLLQEWDAAGRLPLRVYAMAAGQGEERHAYLEQGPWRGRMLAMRSVKFLADGALGSRGAALHEDYCDEAGQRGLLLMPPEELEARARAFMKKGFQVCIHAIGDRANTLVLDVLLRASAETGTQALRHRVEHAQILTLEDIRRLGAAGLVASVQPTHATSDMPWAESRLGAERLKGAYAWRSLSDAGAHLALGSDFPIENPDVLAGLYAAVTRQDAAGRPEGGWRPEERLTPAEALEGFTVGPAWASFEESRRGRLVPGLDADFVALSVDPLEGPARALVDARVVATVVAGAEVYRAPHVD; encoded by the coding sequence GTGGAGACCACGGTCTACCTGGCGGAGCGGGTGTGGACGCTGGACGCGGAGCGCCCCATGGCGCGGGCGCTCGCGGTGCGGGATGGGAAGCTCGTGGCGGTGGGCACGCGCGCGGAGGTGAAGGCCGCGGCGGGGCCCGGCGCTCGCGAGGTGGAGTTGGGCCCTGCCACGGTGGTGCCGGGCCTGGTGGACGCGCACGCGCACATCCACGGGCTGGGCCGCAGCCTGACGACGGCGCGCCTGGAGAAGGCGCCCTCGGTGGACGAGGTGCTGCGCCGGCTTTCGCAGGCCCCGGCCTCCAGCTTCCAGGGTGACTGGCTGCTGGGAAAAGGGTGGGACCAGAACGAGTGGCCCGGTGGTGCGTTCCCCGGGCGCGCGGAGCTGGACGCGCGCTTCCCCACGACGCCGGTGTTCCTCACGCGGGTGGACCACCACGCGGCGTGGGTGAATGGCGAGGCGCTGCGGCGCGCGGGAATCACGCGTGACACGGTGGACCCGGCCGGAGGCCGCATCCTCAAGGACGCGCGTGGCGAGCCCACCGGGGTGCTGGTGGACAACGCGATGGACGTGGTGGCCGCGGCGATTCCTCCGCCCACGCGGGCGCAACTGGAGACGCGGCTGAAGGCGGCGCTGGAGCGCTGCGCGCAGGTGGGCCTGACGGGCGTGCACGACGCGGGCATGGACCTGGACGCCTTCCGCCTGCTTCAGGAGTGGGACGCGGCCGGCAGGCTGCCGCTGCGCGTGTATGCGATGGCGGCGGGGCAGGGCGAGGAGCGGCACGCGTACCTGGAGCAGGGCCCGTGGCGGGGGCGGATGCTGGCGATGCGCTCGGTGAAGTTCCTCGCGGACGGCGCGCTGGGCAGCCGGGGCGCGGCGCTGCACGAGGACTACTGCGACGAGGCGGGCCAGCGGGGCCTCTTGCTGATGCCGCCCGAGGAATTGGAGGCCCGCGCGCGCGCCTTCATGAAGAAGGGCTTCCAGGTGTGCATCCACGCCATTGGAGACCGTGCCAATACGTTGGTATTGGACGTGCTGCTGCGCGCGTCGGCGGAGACGGGCACGCAGGCGCTGCGGCACCGCGTGGAGCACGCGCAGATTCTGACGTTGGAGGACATCCGCCGGCTGGGCGCGGCGGGCCTGGTGGCGAGCGTGCAGCCCACCCACGCCACCAGCGACATGCCGTGGGCGGAGTCACGGCTCGGCGCCGAGCGGCTGAAGGGCGCCTACGCGTGGCGCAGCCTGAGCGACGCGGGGGCGCACCTCGCGCTGGGCAGCGACTTCCCGATTGAGAACCCGGACGTGCTGGCGGGGCTGTACGCGGCCGTCACGCGGCAGGACGCGGCGGGCCGGCCCGAGGGCGGGTGGAGGCCCGAGGAGCGGCTGACGCCCGCCGAGGCGCTGGAGGGCTTCACGGTGGGGCCGGCGTGGGCGTCCTTCGAGGAGTCGCGGCGCGGGCGGCTTGTGCCCGGGCTGGACGCGGACTTCGTGGCGCTGTCGGTGGACCCGCTGGAAGGCCCGGCGCGAGCGCTGGTGGACGCGAGGGTGGTGGCCACGGTGGTGGCGGGCGCGGAGGTGTACCGCGCGCCGCACGTGGACTGA